Proteins co-encoded in one Pyxidicoccus xibeiensis genomic window:
- a CDS encoding pilus assembly protein — protein MQSPRLTTRARGQALVLFALTLLLLSVMVLMTLGFGMRAKERVEIQMAADAAAYSQAVATARTFNAIAVMNRAQVAHMVAMAGTQALISHSSQEFAAHNAVCPGDILPSEWHDADMAAGAQVKSLQGQAGTLYRAGLTIYAELLGEHVLEQKLARRVARAANPELQAVQEGASKSFSELNGGNQVPSHGDLMNAMRGGGVVCGPNGGAVCPAGGAGRASLNATMGSLGWTWVHNRPGGSAGFGAGATRNAGFTHYSSAAAMDPATYDTVSGRNSWGHDHGRAVIPTRCRSRPPTPAAATDAWVMSDEEQTHEDQHVYGARVPPGQSPENGEPTWQAHTLGACVSCPGIWPFSIAYNVAALNLGAADQYGQPKLYALLHRDYATRPPDPWNLFFRFRFNAETDKAFDNASPLGRIQATGREDVQRNQVALSAGIAYYHRPRPAMEGGGWREPPNFLNPFWRATLVSAEGASDDRPADSLSRAGFTEHAQALRRLVSEGYRGGGPTGRGY, from the coding sequence GTGCAATCCCCACGGCTGACGACGCGTGCGCGCGGGCAGGCGCTGGTGCTCTTCGCGCTGACGCTGCTGCTCCTGTCGGTGATGGTGCTGATGACGCTGGGCTTCGGCATGCGCGCCAAGGAGCGCGTCGAAATCCAGATGGCGGCGGACGCGGCGGCCTACAGCCAGGCGGTGGCCACCGCGCGGACGTTCAATGCGATTGCGGTGATGAACCGGGCCCAGGTGGCGCACATGGTGGCCATGGCCGGCACCCAGGCGCTCATCAGCCACAGCAGCCAGGAGTTCGCGGCGCACAACGCGGTGTGCCCGGGGGACATCCTCCCGTCGGAGTGGCACGACGCGGACATGGCCGCGGGCGCGCAGGTCAAGAGCCTGCAGGGCCAGGCGGGCACCCTGTACCGGGCCGGGCTCACCATCTACGCGGAGCTGCTCGGGGAGCACGTGCTGGAGCAGAAGCTCGCCAGGCGCGTGGCCCGGGCGGCGAACCCGGAGCTGCAGGCCGTGCAGGAGGGTGCGTCCAAGTCCTTCTCCGAGCTGAACGGTGGCAACCAGGTCCCCAGCCACGGCGACCTGATGAACGCGATGCGCGGCGGCGGGGTGGTCTGCGGTCCGAATGGCGGCGCGGTGTGCCCCGCGGGCGGCGCGGGCCGGGCGTCCCTCAACGCCACCATGGGCAGCCTGGGCTGGACGTGGGTGCACAACCGGCCCGGGGGCAGCGCGGGCTTCGGCGCCGGGGCGACGCGCAACGCGGGCTTCACCCACTACTCCAGCGCGGCGGCCATGGACCCGGCCACCTACGACACTGTCTCCGGCCGCAACTCGTGGGGGCATGACCACGGGCGCGCGGTGATTCCCACGCGCTGCCGCTCGCGGCCTCCGACGCCGGCTGCGGCGACGGATGCGTGGGTGATGTCCGACGAGGAGCAGACGCACGAGGACCAGCACGTCTACGGCGCGCGCGTGCCGCCGGGCCAGTCGCCCGAGAATGGCGAGCCCACGTGGCAGGCGCACACGCTGGGCGCGTGCGTGTCGTGCCCCGGCATCTGGCCCTTCTCCATCGCCTACAACGTGGCCGCGCTGAACCTGGGCGCGGCCGACCAGTACGGGCAGCCCAAGCTGTACGCGCTGCTGCACCGGGACTACGCCACCCGGCCGCCGGACCCGTGGAACCTCTTCTTCCGCTTCCGCTTCAACGCGGAGACGGACAAGGCCTTCGACAACGCCAGCCCGCTGGGCCGCATCCAGGCCACCGGGCGCGAGGACGTGCAGCGCAACCAGGTGGCCCTGTCGGCGGGCATCGCCTACTACCACCGGCCGCGCCCCGCGATGGAGGGCGGCGGCTGGCGCGAGCCTCCCAACTTCCTCAACCCCTTCTGGCGCGCCACGCTGGTGAGCGCCGAGGGTGCCAGCGACGACCGGCCCGCGGACAGCCTGTCACGCGCGGGCTTCACCGAGCACGCGCAGGCGCTGCGGCGTCTGGTGAGCGAGGGCTACCGGGGCGGCGGTCCGACGGGCAGGGGGTACTGA
- a CDS encoding TadE/TadG family type IV pilus assembly protein: MLPPSPARTGRQSGQAAVEAALTLPLVVFLVLGTLQLFMMLQARILAQVAVYRAVRAGSLNHGNCLPMTHAALVTMLPTVARTDSGQRLAEAFSPRRHNHYRVTSSTGQSFNGPLVEIVRESPDASWAQGLVGNEDLLFDAPTNDARALRARTLEIRMVAWYYMRIPFANWVMSRMLLAHFQLKRYTAANPLMPVQRRAAWWGETDATLGRDGWPGGDLGDRMVQWSNQGHYLFPIQVNAAMRMMTPVMSEYFQGGPACNPHG; encoded by the coding sequence ATGCTCCCCCCATCCCCCGCGCGCACAGGACGTCAGTCAGGACAGGCCGCGGTGGAGGCGGCGCTGACGTTGCCATTGGTGGTGTTCCTGGTGCTGGGGACGCTGCAGCTCTTCATGATGCTGCAGGCGCGCATCCTGGCGCAGGTGGCGGTGTACCGGGCGGTGCGGGCGGGCAGCCTGAACCACGGCAACTGCCTGCCGATGACGCACGCGGCGCTGGTGACGATGCTGCCCACGGTGGCGCGCACGGACAGCGGCCAGCGGCTGGCGGAGGCCTTCTCGCCCCGGCGCCACAACCACTACCGGGTGACGAGCTCCACCGGGCAGTCCTTCAACGGCCCCCTGGTGGAAATCGTGCGCGAGTCGCCGGACGCCTCCTGGGCGCAGGGGCTGGTGGGCAACGAGGACCTGCTGTTCGACGCGCCCACCAACGACGCGCGCGCGCTGCGGGCCCGCACGTTGGAGATCCGCATGGTGGCCTGGTACTACATGCGCATTCCGTTCGCGAACTGGGTGATGAGCCGCATGCTGCTCGCCCACTTCCAGCTGAAGCGCTACACCGCCGCCAACCCGCTGATGCCCGTGCAGCGAAGGGCGGCCTGGTGGGGCGAGACGGACGCGACGCTCGGCCGTGACGGGTGGCCGGGCGGAGACCTGGGCGACCGCATGGTGCAATGGAGCAACCAGGGGCACTACCTCTTCCCCATCCAGGTCAACGCGGCCATGCGGATGATGACGCCCGTCATGTCCGAGTACTTCCAGGGAGGTCCCGCGTGCAATCCCCACGGCTGA
- a CDS encoding helicase-related protein, with protein sequence MSLVEGSKVRYLPQPEWGVGHLMSFQEDGAKALVSFPAREDAPVLVSTKGGALVQYPLPPGEPVVTYKGRLALVIREEPGARGLRRYVLRYADDGEEDELPESEVRALPPRSDLLSTLREGRVGDAKAFTLRKQALVLDDERRCDALGALLASRIMVKPHQVGVVQRVLSARRPRFVLADEVGLGKTIEAGMVFSALRLSGLARRCLVVAPSHLTVQWLVELFHKFNQLFTLMDSDRYEQSLKEAPGVSPWARFPLVVTSLELLSRGADHRRELAADDAFWDLVIVDEAHHLKGEKAFEAASVLAKNSWGLLLLTATPMQLDPAEYHGLLTLIDAATAPTVAGFEARLERQEELSAAVRALMDGGKSGGKASAAVQALAKRFPEDTKLAGLKDRDALLQHLAETYSLSDRLVRNRRAVVGGFSTRRLHRHPVELPAEELKVRDAARATLAEGTLRGAPLGNVLRRLESSPAAFAGAVKTNPAFKGRADALKLPSRDAKFVTFLGVLRGVWKAEPAAKVLVFTESRDTLEMLQSELGREGVEALGYHGDLPLVERDRQVARFRDPEGPKLLLCTEVGGEGRNFQFAHHLVHYDLPWSPSTVEQRIGRLDRIGQTHPVEIHVFDPAGTLASDVLMLLADAVGVFGETVGGLDAVLEEVEDRLAELALLPREARMAYAQELKAKVEAARAQVKRAYDPLLDVRSFDKPAVERLVKRAQERMGIEADEDEDGEDGEAGSVEDGLWGVARDLDERLEESVTELARRVGIGVDTDEQVEAFQVAFQFGHALKVDGLPGIDVMEDRTLLGTFWRDTAVEAEELEYFATGHPLVEALFGFLRDGPYGRSAFRYIEKRGPMKARGVELLYHVQLPEPEDTSPGARVPSRQLARFLERTLLHVAVVEGATGPKADTTVLAALETEGRTLKGDEVTRAFPGFGPFVDASVPVGQKAAEAELAKLATRARKGIEGERDAAVERLRLSLAHQGLPADAVEAQLDAERTHYERLLKALSGARVILDSACGFVINR encoded by the coding sequence ATGTCCCTCGTCGAAGGTTCGAAGGTCCGCTACCTCCCGCAGCCCGAATGGGGTGTGGGACACCTGATGTCCTTTCAGGAGGACGGCGCCAAGGCGCTCGTCTCCTTCCCCGCGCGCGAGGATGCGCCGGTGCTGGTGTCCACCAAGGGGGGCGCGCTGGTGCAGTACCCGCTGCCCCCGGGCGAGCCGGTGGTGACGTACAAGGGCCGGCTGGCGCTGGTCATCCGCGAGGAGCCGGGCGCGCGCGGCCTGCGCCGCTACGTGCTGCGCTACGCGGACGACGGGGAGGAGGACGAGCTGCCCGAGTCCGAGGTGCGCGCGCTGCCGCCGCGCTCCGATTTGCTGTCCACGCTGCGCGAGGGGCGGGTGGGCGACGCGAAGGCCTTCACCCTGCGCAAGCAGGCGCTGGTGCTGGACGACGAGCGCCGCTGCGACGCGCTGGGCGCGCTGCTGGCCAGCCGCATCATGGTGAAGCCGCACCAGGTGGGCGTGGTGCAGCGCGTGCTGTCCGCGCGCCGGCCCCGCTTCGTGCTGGCGGACGAGGTGGGCCTGGGCAAGACGATTGAGGCGGGCATGGTGTTCAGCGCGCTGCGCCTGTCGGGCCTGGCGCGCCGCTGCCTCGTGGTGGCGCCCAGCCACCTCACCGTGCAGTGGCTGGTGGAGCTGTTCCACAAGTTCAACCAGCTCTTCACGCTGATGGACTCGGACCGGTACGAGCAGTCCCTCAAGGAGGCGCCGGGCGTCTCCCCGTGGGCGCGTTTCCCGCTGGTGGTGACCAGCCTGGAACTGCTGTCGCGCGGCGCGGACCACCGCCGCGAGCTGGCCGCGGACGACGCCTTCTGGGACCTGGTCATCGTGGACGAGGCGCACCACCTCAAGGGCGAGAAGGCCTTCGAGGCCGCCAGCGTGCTGGCGAAGAACAGCTGGGGCCTGCTGCTGCTCACCGCCACGCCCATGCAGCTGGACCCGGCGGAGTACCACGGGCTGCTCACCCTCATCGACGCGGCCACCGCGCCCACGGTGGCGGGCTTCGAGGCGCGCCTCGAGCGCCAGGAGGAGCTGTCCGCCGCGGTGCGCGCGCTGATGGACGGGGGAAAGTCTGGCGGGAAGGCCTCCGCCGCGGTGCAGGCGCTGGCGAAGCGCTTCCCCGAGGACACGAAGCTGGCGGGGCTCAAGGACAGGGACGCGCTGCTCCAGCACCTGGCGGAGACGTACAGCCTCAGCGACAGGCTGGTGCGCAACCGCCGCGCGGTGGTGGGCGGCTTCTCCACGCGCCGGCTGCACCGCCACCCGGTGGAGCTGCCGGCCGAGGAGCTGAAGGTCCGCGACGCCGCGCGGGCCACGCTGGCCGAAGGCACCCTGCGCGGCGCGCCGCTGGGCAACGTGCTGCGCCGGCTGGAGTCCAGCCCCGCCGCCTTCGCGGGCGCGGTGAAGACCAACCCCGCCTTCAAGGGCCGGGCGGACGCGCTGAAGCTGCCCTCGCGCGACGCGAAGTTCGTCACCTTCCTGGGCGTGCTGCGCGGCGTCTGGAAGGCGGAGCCGGCGGCCAAGGTGCTCGTCTTCACCGAGAGCCGCGACACGCTGGAGATGCTCCAGTCGGAGCTGGGCCGCGAGGGCGTGGAGGCGCTGGGCTACCACGGCGACTTGCCGCTGGTGGAGCGGGACAGGCAGGTGGCGCGCTTCAGGGACCCGGAGGGCCCCAAGCTGTTGCTGTGCACGGAGGTGGGCGGCGAGGGCCGCAACTTCCAGTTCGCGCACCACCTGGTGCACTACGATTTGCCCTGGAGCCCGTCCACGGTGGAGCAGCGCATCGGCCGCCTGGACCGCATCGGCCAGACGCACCCGGTGGAAATCCACGTCTTCGACCCGGCGGGCACGCTGGCGTCGGACGTGCTGATGCTGCTGGCGGATGCCGTCGGCGTCTTCGGCGAGACGGTGGGCGGCCTGGACGCGGTGCTGGAGGAGGTGGAGGACCGGCTGGCGGAGCTGGCCCTGCTGCCGCGAGAGGCCCGCATGGCCTACGCCCAGGAGCTGAAGGCGAAGGTGGAGGCCGCCCGTGCGCAGGTGAAGCGCGCGTATGACCCGCTGCTGGACGTGCGCAGCTTCGACAAGCCGGCGGTGGAGCGGCTGGTGAAGCGCGCCCAGGAGCGCATGGGCATCGAGGCCGACGAGGACGAGGACGGGGAGGACGGCGAGGCCGGAAGCGTCGAGGACGGCCTGTGGGGCGTGGCCAGGGATTTGGACGAGCGCCTGGAGGAGTCCGTCACCGAGCTGGCGCGCCGGGTGGGCATCGGCGTGGACACGGACGAGCAGGTGGAGGCGTTCCAGGTGGCCTTCCAGTTCGGCCACGCGCTCAAGGTGGACGGGCTGCCGGGCATCGACGTGATGGAGGACCGGACGCTCCTGGGCACCTTCTGGCGCGACACGGCGGTGGAGGCGGAGGAGCTGGAGTACTTCGCCACCGGCCACCCGCTGGTGGAGGCCCTCTTCGGCTTCCTGCGCGACGGGCCCTATGGCCGCAGCGCGTTCCGCTACATCGAGAAGCGCGGGCCCATGAAGGCGCGCGGGGTGGAGCTGCTCTACCACGTGCAGCTGCCGGAGCCGGAGGACACCTCGCCGGGCGCGCGCGTGCCCAGCCGGCAGCTGGCGCGCTTCCTGGAGCGCACGCTCCTGCACGTGGCGGTGGTGGAGGGTGCCACGGGCCCGAAGGCGGACACCACGGTGCTGGCCGCGCTGGAGACGGAAGGGCGGACGCTCAAGGGCGACGAGGTGACGCGGGCGTTTCCGGGCTTCGGCCCCTTCGTGGACGCGTCCGTGCCGGTGGGCCAGAAGGCCGCCGAGGCGGAGCTGGCGAAGCTGGCCACCCGGGCGCGCAAGGGCATCGAAGGCGAGCGGGACGCCGCCGTGGAGCGCCTGCGCCTGTCCCTGGCCCACCAGGGCCTGCCCGCCGACGCCGTCGAGGCCCAGCTGGACGCCGAGCGCACCCACTACGAGCGGCTGCTGAAGGCCCTCTCCGGGGCCAGGGTCATCCTCGACTCCGCCTGCGGTTTCGTCATCAACCGCTGA
- a CDS encoding sensor histidine kinase — MMRRWTFAQRVGAGLSACLMVGLLLLGTLLSAVHAELISGSAARGTLPEAMLLGLLGLAGVGSLGFVLHRALAPLHARHEHNEQRLQLLMDGVTDYALCFLDRHGRVTAWSAGAARLSGWSEADVLGQDADRLYPEDEVAAGVPRAHRERATREGRLLSEGWRIRRDGTRFWAETLLTSQCDGRGRPRGFVEVTRDITERRRMERAQALFAEAGRVLQPLSGAREVGEALTRLCVPEVADACILFLPSEDGTVRPQAVACADTDAASRLWEPLLRCPDEGEVGPYRVVRTGRSELLPELDGARPPQALVGTAHGELLHTLGVTSALTVPLAVGTRVLGALCLLSTRSHHRFGEVDRAFMEELAARAALALDNARLLAEAQDALELIGVAAHDLGNPLSSLQLRLRRLRLLEGSQDPRMRDGLSGAETETRRLGRLVHNLLDLSRLSAGRMVLDTEELDLAKLVREVMDRHSDQAAAAGCALSLRVEESATGQWDRQRLDRVVTNLLSNALKFGRGQPVEVCIHADADHARFTVRDGGIGIAQEDQQRLFRRFQRVHAGTQHTGTGLGLYIVRQLIEAHGGVIRVQSRSGEGAEFTVELPRTPRVTACPPAEARA, encoded by the coding sequence ATGATGCGCCGTTGGACGTTCGCTCAGCGAGTGGGCGCGGGTCTGTCCGCCTGCTTGATGGTTGGGTTGTTGCTACTGGGCACGCTGCTGTCCGCGGTACATGCAGAGCTGATTTCGGGAAGCGCGGCCCGGGGCACGCTGCCCGAGGCGATGTTGCTGGGCCTGCTGGGCCTGGCGGGCGTGGGTTCGCTGGGCTTCGTCCTCCACCGCGCGCTGGCCCCGCTCCACGCGCGGCACGAGCACAACGAGCAGCGCCTGCAGCTGCTGATGGATGGCGTCACCGACTACGCGCTGTGCTTCCTGGACCGGCATGGCCGCGTCACCGCGTGGAGCGCCGGCGCCGCGCGGCTGAGCGGCTGGTCGGAGGCGGACGTGCTCGGGCAGGACGCCGACCGGCTCTACCCGGAGGACGAGGTGGCCGCGGGCGTGCCGCGCGCCCACCGCGAGCGCGCCACCCGCGAGGGGCGCCTGCTGTCCGAGGGCTGGCGCATCCGCCGCGACGGCACGCGCTTCTGGGCGGAGACGCTGCTCACCTCGCAGTGTGACGGGCGGGGCCGGCCCCGCGGCTTCGTGGAGGTGACGCGCGACATCACCGAGCGCCGCCGCATGGAGCGCGCCCAGGCCCTCTTCGCCGAGGCCGGCCGCGTCCTCCAGCCGCTGTCCGGCGCGCGCGAGGTGGGCGAGGCCCTCACCCGCCTGTGCGTGCCCGAGGTGGCGGACGCGTGCATCCTCTTCCTGCCGTCCGAGGACGGCACCGTGCGGCCCCAGGCGGTGGCGTGCGCGGACACGGACGCCGCGAGCCGGCTGTGGGAGCCGCTGCTGCGCTGCCCGGACGAGGGCGAGGTGGGCCCCTACCGCGTGGTGCGCACCGGCCGCAGCGAGCTGCTGCCGGAGCTGGACGGGGCCCGGCCCCCGCAGGCGCTCGTGGGCACCGCGCATGGCGAGCTGCTCCACACGCTGGGCGTGACGTCCGCCCTCACCGTGCCGCTGGCGGTGGGCACGCGCGTGCTGGGCGCGCTGTGCCTGCTGTCCACCCGCTCGCACCACCGCTTCGGCGAGGTGGACCGCGCCTTCATGGAGGAGCTGGCCGCGCGCGCCGCGCTGGCGCTGGACAACGCGCGGCTGCTGGCCGAGGCGCAGGACGCGCTCGAGCTCATCGGCGTGGCCGCGCACGATTTGGGCAACCCGCTCAGCTCGCTCCAGCTGCGGCTGCGGCGGCTGCGCCTGCTGGAAGGCTCGCAGGACCCGCGGATGCGCGACGGGCTGAGCGGCGCTGAAACCGAGACGCGGCGCCTGGGCCGGCTGGTGCACAACCTGCTGGACCTGTCCCGCCTGTCCGCGGGCCGCATGGTGCTGGACACCGAGGAGCTGGACCTCGCGAAGCTGGTGCGCGAGGTGATGGACCGCCACTCGGACCAGGCCGCCGCCGCCGGCTGCGCCCTCTCCTTGCGCGTGGAGGAGAGCGCCACCGGCCAGTGGGACCGCCAGCGCCTGGACCGCGTCGTCACCAACCTGCTCAGCAACGCCCTCAAGTTCGGCCGGGGCCAGCCCGTGGAGGTCTGCATCCACGCGGACGCGGACCACGCCCGCTTCACCGTGAGGGACGGCGGCATCGGCATCGCCCAGGAGGACCAGCAGCGCCTGTTCCGCCGCTTCCAGCGCGTCCACGCGGGCACGCAGCACACCGGCACCGGCCTGGGCCTCTACATCGTCCGCCAGCTCATCGAGGCCCACGGCGGCGTCATCCGCGTGCAGAGCCGGAGCGGAGAAGGCGCGGAATTCACGGTTGAATTGCCGAGGACGCCGCGCGTCACCGCCTGCCCGCCCGCTGAAGCCCGGGCATAA